In the Verrucomicrobia bacterium CG1_02_43_26 genome, ACGGCTTGTCAGCAAGTTTGCCCAACAGAGTCTATCGTATTTGGTGATGTTGCGGATGCCAATACTCGGGTATCTAAATTGAAAGGCCTGGATATGAATTATTCTGTCTTGGGTTACTTGAATACCAGACCAAGAACAACTTACTTAGCAAAACTACGTAATCCAAACCCTTTAATGCCGGATTATTATCCCTTGCCGAACACTCGCTCGGAGTATGAAAAGCGTTATGGACATGGCGTTCCACATGAAGCTGAAGTTTCACACAACTAATTTCCAGATATGGCAGAGCTAACTATTTCAGAAAAAATCAAAGCGGTTAATCCGGCTATTCTACCCAGCATTGAGCCATCTAAGATGCCACGCAGGGTTTTGGTTGAGCACGATCGTGATTTTCGTTGGATTACCCACAAGATCTGTAACATAGTCGAAGAACCTACCCCTCGTTGGTGGTGGGTTTGCTTCATTGTCTCTATATTAGTGGCTAGCTTTACATTTGTTGGCCTTACCTACTTGGTATCCACGGGTGTTGGTGTTTGGGGATTAGCTAATCCTGTTAATTGGGGTTGGGCGATTGTAAACTTCGTTTTCTGGATTGGTATTGGTCATGCCGGTACCCTTATATCTGCTATCTTGTGCTTGCTTAAGCAGCAATGGCGCACCAGTATTAATCGTTCTGCCGAGGCAATGACGATCTTTGCCGTTATGTGCGCTGGTCTATTCCCGCTTTTCCACGTAGGTCGCGTGTGGTTTGCCTGGTGGTTATTCCCACTCCCCAATGCTAACTCAATTTGGCCTAACTTTAAAAGTCCTCTGGAATGGGACGTGTTTGCGGTGTCCACTTATTTTACCGTTTCCTGTTTATTTTGGTACATGGGAATGATTCCTGATCTAGCAACTATTCGGGATCGCGCAAAAGCAGTTTGGCGTAAGTATTTTTATGGTGTGCTTGCAATGGGGTGGCGGAACTCTAATAGACACTGGCAAAATTATGAAATGGCCTATTTGCTCTTGGCAGGTCTCTCAACTCCACTGGTTCTCTCTGTACACACAGTGGTTTCCTTTGACTTTGCGGTTTCACTAGTCCCTGGTTGGCATACGACCATTTTCCCACCATACTTTGTTGCGGGTGCTATTTTCTCAGGTTTTGCAATGGTGTTGTCCCTTATGCTTCCTCTGCGAGCCGTCTACAACCTACACGATCTGGTTACTCAGCGCCACATTGATAACATGTGTAAGATTATTTTGGCAACAGGCAGCATGGTGGGTTACGGCTATGCGATGGAGTTCTTTATAGCATGGTATAGCGCAAGCCCTTACGAAGGATTTACTTTTATTAATCGTGCGTTTGGTCAGTACTCATGGGCATATTATATCATGATTACCTGCAACGTAATTTCCCCGCAACTTTTCTGGTCTAAATGGATTCGCAACAACACAACGCTTGTTTGGATAATTGTGGCTTTTGTAAACGTAGGTATGTGGTTTGAGCGCTTTGTGATTGTAGTAACTTCATTAGCCAATGATTTTCTTCCATCGAGCTGGGGTTATTATTCACCAACGATCGTTGACATCTTTACTTTCTTCGGAACATTTGGCTTCTTCTCCGCATTGTTCCTTCTTTTCATACGCTTCCTGCCCCTTATGCCAATTGGTGAAATTAAGGCAGTGATACCGCAAGCAGACCCACATAGAGGACATCATTAAAAATTTATTAAGTAAGCAACATGGCAGACTCCAATAATATACACGGGCTAATAGCCCAGTTTGACGAGGCACCTGATGTCTTTGAAGCGGCAGCGCATGTTCGTGATGCCGGGTTTAAGCATTGGGATGTTTATACGCCTTACCCCATGCACGGTTTGGATCGCAATATGGGTCTTAAACGTTCTAAAGTACCATTCTTCACCTTTTTCGGGGGTATGACTGGATTCCTAACAGGTATGCTCATTGTTTGG is a window encoding:
- a CDS encoding hydrogenase encodes the protein MAELTISEKIKAVNPAILPSIEPSKMPRRVLVEHDRDFRWITHKICNIVEEPTPRWWWVCFIVSILVASFTFVGLTYLVSTGVGVWGLANPVNWGWAIVNFVFWIGIGHAGTLISAILCLLKQQWRTSINRSAEAMTIFAVMCAGLFPLFHVGRVWFAWWLFPLPNANSIWPNFKSPLEWDVFAVSTYFTVSCLFWYMGMIPDLATIRDRAKAVWRKYFYGVLAMGWRNSNRHWQNYEMAYLLLAGLSTPLVLSVHTVVSFDFAVSLVPGWHTTIFPPYFVAGAIFSGFAMVLSLMLPLRAVYNLHDLVTQRHIDNMCKIILATGSMVGYGYAMEFFIAWYSASPYEGFTFINRAFGQYSWAYYIMITCNVISPQLFWSKWIRNNTTLVWIIVAFVNVGMWFERFVIVVTSLANDFLPSSWGYYSPTIVDIFTFFGTFGFFSALFLLFIRFLPLMPIGEIKAVIPQADPHRGHH